A stretch of Melospiza melodia melodia isolate bMelMel2 chromosome 24, bMelMel2.pri, whole genome shotgun sequence DNA encodes these proteins:
- the PSMD12 gene encoding 26S proteasome non-ATPase regulatory subunit 12: MADGGAERADGRIVKMEVDYSATVDQRLPECERLAQEGRLQEVIENLLSLEKQTRTASDMVSTSRILVAIVKMCYEAKDWDALNENIILLSKRRSQLKQAVAKMVQQCCTYVEEITDLPVKLRLIDTLRMVTEGKIYVEIERARLTKTLATIKEQNGEVKEAASILQELQVETYGSMEKKERVEFILEQMRLCLAVKDYIRTQIISKKINTKFFQEENTEKLKLKYYNLMIQLDQHEGSYLSICKHYRAIYDTPCIQAESEKWQQALKSVVLYVILSPYDNEQSDLVHRISSDKKLEEIPKYKDLLKLFTTMELMRWSALVEEYGKELREGSLDSPATDVFGCTEEGEKRWKDLKNRVVEHNIRIMAKYYTRITMKRMAQLLDLSVDESEEFLSNLVVNKTIFAKVDRLAGIINFQRPKDPNNILNDWSHKLNSLMALVNKTTHLIAKEEMIHNLQ, encoded by the exons ATGGCGGACGGCGGCGCGGAGCGGGCCGATGGCCGCATCGTCAAAATGGAGGTGGATTACAGCGCGACCGTGGACCAGAGGTTGCCCGAGTGCGAGCGGCTGGCGCAG GAAGGAAGATTGCAGGAAGTCATTGAAAACCTTCTCTCCCTGGAAAAACAAACACGGACG GCTTCTGACATGGTCTCCACATCCCGGATCTTGGTTGCCATAGTGAAAATGTGTTACGAAGCTAAAGACTGGGATGCTCTTAATGAAAATATTATTCTTCTATCAAAGAGAAGAAGTCAGTTAAAACAG GCAGTTGCTAAAATGGTACAGCAGTGCTGCACTTACGTTGAAGAAATCACAGATTTACCAGTGAAACTGCGCTTGATCGACACATTGAGGATGGTCACAGAAGGAAAA ATTTACGTGGAAATCGAACGCGCTCGCCTGACAAAGACGCTCGCAACAATAAAGGAGCAGAACGGGGAGGTGAAAGAGGCTGCCTCCATTCTGCAGGAGTTGCAG GTGGAAACCTACGGTTCAATGGAAAAGAAAGAACGTGTAGAATTTATCTTGGAGCAGATGAGACTCTGCCTAGCTGTAAAGGATTATATTCGGACTCAGATTATCAGCAAAAAAATTAATACAAAGTTTTTTcaagaagaaaacacagaa AAACTAAAGTTGAAATACTACAACTTAATGATCCAGCTGGATCAACATGAAGGCTCCTACCTCTCCATCTGTAAGCACTACAGAGCCATTTATGACACTCCCTGCATCCAGGCTGAAAGTGAAAAGTGGCAACAG GCACTGAAGAGCGTTGTTCTTTATGTTATTCTTTCACCTTATGACAATGAACAGTCTGATTTGGTGCACAGAATTAGTAGTGACAAAAAGCTAGAAGAAATCCCCAAGTATAA AGACCTCCTAAAACTATTTACCACCATGGAGCTGATGAGGTGGAGTGCCCTAGTTGAAGAATATGGGAAGGAGTTGAGAGAAGGATCCCTTGACAGTCCTGCAACAGATGTTTTTGGCTGTACAGAGGAAGGGGAAAAGAGATGGAAAGATTTAAAGAACAGAGTTGTGGAACAT AATATTAGAATAATGGCTAAGTATTATACCAGAATTACAATGAAGAGAATGGCACAGCTCCTGGATCTGTCTGTTGAT GAATCGGAGGAGTTCTTGTCTAACCTAGTAGTTAACAAAACCATCTTTGCTAAAGTAGACAGGCTGGCAGGAATTATCAATTTCCAGAGGCCTAAGGACCCAAACAATATACTCAATGACTGGTCTCAC